From one Suricata suricatta isolate VVHF042 chromosome 8, meerkat_22Aug2017_6uvM2_HiC, whole genome shotgun sequence genomic stretch:
- the NASP gene encoding nuclear autoantigenic sperm protein isoform X2 translates to MAAESTATAAIAAKLVSADKIEEDAPAPSTSTDKVDSLDVDNEAKKLLGLGQKHLVMGDIPAAVNAFQEAASLLGKKYGETANECGEAFFFYGKSLLELARMENGVLGNALEGVHVEEEEGEKTEDESLVENNDNIDEEAREELREQVYDAMGEKEEAKKPEDQSLVKPEIDKEQETEMEKGGREDMDLSEPAQELQEKVESTPDQLAETTEEAKETAASEGLNEAKVTSEKKPEQEAPDAEEGKSVCRTDIQEECREKGGQEKQGEVTVSIEEKPKEALEEQPDTTLEKQGIAVEVEAEPVASTVKPVNVGGDEPKEQVAASETEPGKAVLEQLVGQEVPPAEESSEVTVEAAEASAAKAGSEVSENPGQEMTVLSKDGAVNGMSAAGGQTPIEQQTNAEGLTETKDGSGLDEKVRAELVPSQEETKLSTEESEAAGDGVDTMVAQGATEKCPEDKVKIAANEETQEREEQMKEGEETEGSEEEDKENDKAEETPNESTLENKSLQESEEEEIGNLELAWDMLDLAKIIFKRQETKEAQLYAAQAHLKLGEVSVESENYVQAVEEFQACLNLQEQYLEAHDRLLAETHYQLGLAYGYNSQYDEAVSQFSKSIEVIEKRMAVLSEQMKEADGSSTEYEKEIEELKELLPEIREKIEDAKESQRSGNVAELALKATLVASRKPTDGASSSNCVTDISHLVRKKRKPEEESPRKDDAKKAKQELEVNGGSGDAVSSGNEVSENMEEEVNQAESRAAVEGTVEAGATVESTAC, encoded by the exons AGGTAAGAAGTATGGAGAGACCGCTAATGAGTGTGGAGAAGCATTCTTTTTCTATGGGAAATCACTTCTGGAGTTGGCAAG AATGGAGAATGGTGTGTTGGGAAACGCCCTGGAAGGTGTGCAtgtggaagaagaggaaggagaaaaaacagaagaCGAATCTCTGGTAGAAAATAATGATAACATAGATG AGGAAGCAAGGGAAGAGTTGAGAGAACAGGTTTATGACGccatgggagaaaaagaagaagcaaaaaaacCAGAAGACCAGTCTCTGGTAAAGCCTGAAATTGATAAAGAGCAGGAGACTGAAATGGAGAAGGGTGGAAGAGAAGATATGGATCTAAGTGAGCCTGCACAGGAACTACAGGAAAAAGTTGAATCCACTCCAGATCAGTTAGCTGAAACCActgaagaagcaaaagaaacagcAGCATCAGAAGGACTGAATGAGGCCAAGGTCACTTCTGAGAAGAAGCCAGAACAGGAAGCACCAGATGCTGAGGAAGGAAAATCAGTTTGTAGAACTGACATCCAagaagaatgcagagaaaaaggagggcaAGAAAAGCAGGGAGAAGTAACTGTGAGCATAGAGGAGAAGCCAAAAGAAGCTTTAGAAGAGCAACCTGATACGACTCTTGAAAAGCAGGGTATTGCAGTGGAGGTAGAAGCAGAGCCTGTAGCTTCAACAGTTAAGCCAGTGAATGTGGGTGGGGATGAGCCAAAGGAGCAGGTAGCTGCCTCTGAAACTGAGCCAGGAAAGGCTGTTCTTGAGCAGCTGGTGGGGCAAGAAGTGCCTCCTGCTGAAGAGTCATCAGAGGTGACAGTAGAGGCTGCAGAGGCCTCAGCTGCAAAAGCTGGGTCAGAAGTCTCTGAGAATCCTGGGCAGGAGATGACAGTTCTCTCTAAGGATGGTGCAGTCAATGGAATGTCAGCTGCAGGAGGTCAGACTCCTATTGAACAACAGACTAATGCAGAAGGACTGACAGAAACAAAAGATGGCTCAGGACTAGACGAGAAGGTCAGGGCAGAGTTGGTTCCTAGCCAGGAGGAGACTAAGCTGTCCACAGAAGAGTCTGAGGCAGCTGGAGATGGGGTTGATACCATGGTAGCCCAGGGGGCTACTGAGAAATGCCCTGAAGACAAAGTTAAGATAGCTGCTAATGAAGAAAcacaagagagagaagaacagatgAAAGAGGGTGAAG AAACTGAAGGGtcagaagaggaagataaagaaaatgacaagGCTGAAGAAACACCAAATGAATCAACTCTTGAAAACAAG TCTCTTCAAGAAAGTGAAGAGGAGGAGATTGGGAATCTAGAGCTTGCCTGGGATATGCTGGATTTagcaaagattatttttaaaag gcaagaaacaaaagaagctcAGCTTTATGCTGCACAGGCACATCTTAAACTTGGAGAAGTTAGTGTTGAATCTG AGAATTATGTCCAAGCTGTGGAGGAGTTCCAGGCCTGCCTAAACCTTCAAGAACAGTATCTGGAAGCCCATGACCGTCTCCTTGCAGAGACCCACTACCAGCTGGGCTTGGCCTATGGGTACAACTCTCAGTATGATGAGGCAGTGTCACAGTTCAGCAAATCTATTGAAGTCATTGAGAAGAGAATGG CTGTACTAAGTGAGCAGATGAAGGAGGCTGATGGATCTTCTACTGAATATGAGAAAGAAATTGAGGAGCTGAAGGAACTGCTACCTGAAATTAGAGAGAAGATAGAAGATGCAAAGGAGTCCCAGCGTAGTGGGAATGTAGCTGAATTGGCTCTGAAAGCAACTCTG GTTGCCAGTAGAAAGCCAACAGATGGTGCTTCCTCATCTAATTGTGTGACTGATATTTCCCACCTTGTCAGAAAGAAG AGGAAACCAGAGGAAGAGAGTCCCCGAAAAGATGATGCAAAGAAAGCCAAACAAGAGCTGGAGGTGAATGGAGGCAGTGGGGATGCAGTCTCCAGTGGAAATGAAGTTTCAGAAAacatggaggaggag GTGAATCAGGCTGAAAGCCGGGCAGCAGTGGAGGGGACAGTGGAGGCCGGAGCTACAGTTGAAAGCACTGCATGTTGA
- the NASP gene encoding nuclear autoantigenic sperm protein isoform X1, with amino-acid sequence MAAESTATAAIAAKLVSADKIEEDAPAPSTSTDKVDSLDVDNEAKKLLGLGQKHLVMGDIPAAVNAFQEAASLLGKKYGETANECGEAFFFYGKSLLELARMENGVLGNALEGVHVEEEEGEKTEDESLVENNDNIDEEAREELREQVYDAMGEKEEAKKPEDQSLVKPEIDKEQETEMEKGGREDMDLSEPAQELQEKVESTPDQLAETTEEAKETAASEGLNEAKVTSEKKPEQEAPDAEEGKSVCRTDIQEECREKGGQEKQGEVTVSIEEKPKEALEEQPDTTLEKQGIAVEVEAEPVASTVKPVNVGGDEPKEQVAASETEPGKAVLEQLVGQEVPPAEESSEVTVEAAEASAAKAGSEVSENPGQEMTVLSKDGAVNGMSAAGGQTPIEQQTNAEGLTETKDGSGLDEKVRAELVPSQEETKLSTEESEAAGDGVDTMVAQGATEKCPEDKVKIAANEETQEREEQMKEGEETEGSEEEDKENDKAEETPNESTLENKSLQESEEEEIGNLELAWDMLDLAKIIFKRQETKEAQLYAAQAHLKLGEVSVESENYVQAVEEFQACLNLQEQYLEAHDRLLAETHYQLGLAYGYNSQYDEAVSQFSKSIEVIEKRMAVLSEQMKEADGSSTEYEKEIEELKELLPEIREKIEDAKESQRSGNVAELALKATLVESSTSGFTPSGGGTSVSMVASRKPTDGASSSNCVTDISHLVRKKRKPEEESPRKDDAKKAKQELEVNGGSGDAVSSGNEVSENMEEEVNQAESRAAVEGTVEAGATVESTAC; translated from the exons AGGTAAGAAGTATGGAGAGACCGCTAATGAGTGTGGAGAAGCATTCTTTTTCTATGGGAAATCACTTCTGGAGTTGGCAAG AATGGAGAATGGTGTGTTGGGAAACGCCCTGGAAGGTGTGCAtgtggaagaagaggaaggagaaaaaacagaagaCGAATCTCTGGTAGAAAATAATGATAACATAGATG AGGAAGCAAGGGAAGAGTTGAGAGAACAGGTTTATGACGccatgggagaaaaagaagaagcaaaaaaacCAGAAGACCAGTCTCTGGTAAAGCCTGAAATTGATAAAGAGCAGGAGACTGAAATGGAGAAGGGTGGAAGAGAAGATATGGATCTAAGTGAGCCTGCACAGGAACTACAGGAAAAAGTTGAATCCACTCCAGATCAGTTAGCTGAAACCActgaagaagcaaaagaaacagcAGCATCAGAAGGACTGAATGAGGCCAAGGTCACTTCTGAGAAGAAGCCAGAACAGGAAGCACCAGATGCTGAGGAAGGAAAATCAGTTTGTAGAACTGACATCCAagaagaatgcagagaaaaaggagggcaAGAAAAGCAGGGAGAAGTAACTGTGAGCATAGAGGAGAAGCCAAAAGAAGCTTTAGAAGAGCAACCTGATACGACTCTTGAAAAGCAGGGTATTGCAGTGGAGGTAGAAGCAGAGCCTGTAGCTTCAACAGTTAAGCCAGTGAATGTGGGTGGGGATGAGCCAAAGGAGCAGGTAGCTGCCTCTGAAACTGAGCCAGGAAAGGCTGTTCTTGAGCAGCTGGTGGGGCAAGAAGTGCCTCCTGCTGAAGAGTCATCAGAGGTGACAGTAGAGGCTGCAGAGGCCTCAGCTGCAAAAGCTGGGTCAGAAGTCTCTGAGAATCCTGGGCAGGAGATGACAGTTCTCTCTAAGGATGGTGCAGTCAATGGAATGTCAGCTGCAGGAGGTCAGACTCCTATTGAACAACAGACTAATGCAGAAGGACTGACAGAAACAAAAGATGGCTCAGGACTAGACGAGAAGGTCAGGGCAGAGTTGGTTCCTAGCCAGGAGGAGACTAAGCTGTCCACAGAAGAGTCTGAGGCAGCTGGAGATGGGGTTGATACCATGGTAGCCCAGGGGGCTACTGAGAAATGCCCTGAAGACAAAGTTAAGATAGCTGCTAATGAAGAAAcacaagagagagaagaacagatgAAAGAGGGTGAAG AAACTGAAGGGtcagaagaggaagataaagaaaatgacaagGCTGAAGAAACACCAAATGAATCAACTCTTGAAAACAAG TCTCTTCAAGAAAGTGAAGAGGAGGAGATTGGGAATCTAGAGCTTGCCTGGGATATGCTGGATTTagcaaagattatttttaaaag gcaagaaacaaaagaagctcAGCTTTATGCTGCACAGGCACATCTTAAACTTGGAGAAGTTAGTGTTGAATCTG AGAATTATGTCCAAGCTGTGGAGGAGTTCCAGGCCTGCCTAAACCTTCAAGAACAGTATCTGGAAGCCCATGACCGTCTCCTTGCAGAGACCCACTACCAGCTGGGCTTGGCCTATGGGTACAACTCTCAGTATGATGAGGCAGTGTCACAGTTCAGCAAATCTATTGAAGTCATTGAGAAGAGAATGG CTGTACTAAGTGAGCAGATGAAGGAGGCTGATGGATCTTCTACTGAATATGAGAAAGAAATTGAGGAGCTGAAGGAACTGCTACCTGAAATTAGAGAGAAGATAGAAGATGCAAAGGAGTCCCAGCGTAGTGGGAATGTAGCTGAATTGGCTCTGAAAGCAACTCTG GTGGAGAGCTCTACTTCAGGTTTCACTCCTAGTGGAGGAGGCACTTCAGTCTCCATG GTTGCCAGTAGAAAGCCAACAGATGGTGCTTCCTCATCTAATTGTGTGACTGATATTTCCCACCTTGTCAGAAAGAAG AGGAAACCAGAGGAAGAGAGTCCCCGAAAAGATGATGCAAAGAAAGCCAAACAAGAGCTGGAGGTGAATGGAGGCAGTGGGGATGCAGTCTCCAGTGGAAATGAAGTTTCAGAAAacatggaggaggag GTGAATCAGGCTGAAAGCCGGGCAGCAGTGGAGGGGACAGTGGAGGCCGGAGCTACAGTTGAAAGCACTGCATGTTGA
- the NASP gene encoding nuclear autoantigenic sperm protein isoform X3: MAAESTATAAIAAKLVSADKIEEDAPAPSTSTDKVDSLDVDNEAKKLLGLGQKHLVMGDIPAAVNAFQEAASLLGKKYGETANECGEAFFFYGKSLLELARMENGVLGNALEGVHVEEEEGEKTEDESLVENNDNIDEEAREELREQVYDAMGEKEEAKKPEDQSLVKPEIDKEQETEMEKGGREDMDLSEPAQELQEKVESTPDQLAETTEEAKETAASEGLNEAKVTSEKKPEQEAPDAEEGKSVCRTDIQEECREKGGQEKQGEVTVSIEEKPKEALEEQPDTTLEKQGIAVEVEAEPVASTVKPVNVGGDEPKEQVAASETEPGKAVLEQLVGQEVPPAEESSEVTVEAAEASAAKAGSEVSENPGQEMTVLSKDGAVNGMSAAGGQTPIEQQTNAEGLTETKDGSGLDEKVRAELVPSQEETKLSTEESEAAGDGVDTMVAQGATEKCPEDKVKIAANEETQEREEQMKEGEETEGSEEEDKENDKAEETPNESTLENKSLQESEEEEIGNLELAWDMLDLAKIIFKRQETKEAQLYAAQAHLKLGEVSVESENYVQAVEEFQACLNLQEQYLEAHDRLLAETHYQLGLAYGYNSQYDEAVSQFSKSIEVIEKRMAVLSEQMKEADGSSTEYEKEIEELKELLPEIREKIEDAKESQRSGNVAELALKATLVESSTSGFTPSGGGTSVSMVASRKPTDGASSSNCVTDISHLVRKKVNQAESRAAVEGTVEAGATVESTAC, encoded by the exons AGGTAAGAAGTATGGAGAGACCGCTAATGAGTGTGGAGAAGCATTCTTTTTCTATGGGAAATCACTTCTGGAGTTGGCAAG AATGGAGAATGGTGTGTTGGGAAACGCCCTGGAAGGTGTGCAtgtggaagaagaggaaggagaaaaaacagaagaCGAATCTCTGGTAGAAAATAATGATAACATAGATG AGGAAGCAAGGGAAGAGTTGAGAGAACAGGTTTATGACGccatgggagaaaaagaagaagcaaaaaaacCAGAAGACCAGTCTCTGGTAAAGCCTGAAATTGATAAAGAGCAGGAGACTGAAATGGAGAAGGGTGGAAGAGAAGATATGGATCTAAGTGAGCCTGCACAGGAACTACAGGAAAAAGTTGAATCCACTCCAGATCAGTTAGCTGAAACCActgaagaagcaaaagaaacagcAGCATCAGAAGGACTGAATGAGGCCAAGGTCACTTCTGAGAAGAAGCCAGAACAGGAAGCACCAGATGCTGAGGAAGGAAAATCAGTTTGTAGAACTGACATCCAagaagaatgcagagaaaaaggagggcaAGAAAAGCAGGGAGAAGTAACTGTGAGCATAGAGGAGAAGCCAAAAGAAGCTTTAGAAGAGCAACCTGATACGACTCTTGAAAAGCAGGGTATTGCAGTGGAGGTAGAAGCAGAGCCTGTAGCTTCAACAGTTAAGCCAGTGAATGTGGGTGGGGATGAGCCAAAGGAGCAGGTAGCTGCCTCTGAAACTGAGCCAGGAAAGGCTGTTCTTGAGCAGCTGGTGGGGCAAGAAGTGCCTCCTGCTGAAGAGTCATCAGAGGTGACAGTAGAGGCTGCAGAGGCCTCAGCTGCAAAAGCTGGGTCAGAAGTCTCTGAGAATCCTGGGCAGGAGATGACAGTTCTCTCTAAGGATGGTGCAGTCAATGGAATGTCAGCTGCAGGAGGTCAGACTCCTATTGAACAACAGACTAATGCAGAAGGACTGACAGAAACAAAAGATGGCTCAGGACTAGACGAGAAGGTCAGGGCAGAGTTGGTTCCTAGCCAGGAGGAGACTAAGCTGTCCACAGAAGAGTCTGAGGCAGCTGGAGATGGGGTTGATACCATGGTAGCCCAGGGGGCTACTGAGAAATGCCCTGAAGACAAAGTTAAGATAGCTGCTAATGAAGAAAcacaagagagagaagaacagatgAAAGAGGGTGAAG AAACTGAAGGGtcagaagaggaagataaagaaaatgacaagGCTGAAGAAACACCAAATGAATCAACTCTTGAAAACAAG TCTCTTCAAGAAAGTGAAGAGGAGGAGATTGGGAATCTAGAGCTTGCCTGGGATATGCTGGATTTagcaaagattatttttaaaag gcaagaaacaaaagaagctcAGCTTTATGCTGCACAGGCACATCTTAAACTTGGAGAAGTTAGTGTTGAATCTG AGAATTATGTCCAAGCTGTGGAGGAGTTCCAGGCCTGCCTAAACCTTCAAGAACAGTATCTGGAAGCCCATGACCGTCTCCTTGCAGAGACCCACTACCAGCTGGGCTTGGCCTATGGGTACAACTCTCAGTATGATGAGGCAGTGTCACAGTTCAGCAAATCTATTGAAGTCATTGAGAAGAGAATGG CTGTACTAAGTGAGCAGATGAAGGAGGCTGATGGATCTTCTACTGAATATGAGAAAGAAATTGAGGAGCTGAAGGAACTGCTACCTGAAATTAGAGAGAAGATAGAAGATGCAAAGGAGTCCCAGCGTAGTGGGAATGTAGCTGAATTGGCTCTGAAAGCAACTCTG GTGGAGAGCTCTACTTCAGGTTTCACTCCTAGTGGAGGAGGCACTTCAGTCTCCATG GTTGCCAGTAGAAAGCCAACAGATGGTGCTTCCTCATCTAATTGTGTGACTGATATTTCCCACCTTGTCAGAAAGAAG GTGAATCAGGCTGAAAGCCGGGCAGCAGTGGAGGGGACAGTGGAGGCCGGAGCTACAGTTGAAAGCACTGCATGTTGA